One genomic region from Plasmodium chabaudi chabaudi strain AS genome assembly, chromosome: 7 encodes:
- a CDS encoding 40S ribosomal protein S21, putative gives MFNDQKVLVDIYIPRKCSATSRLIPAKEHGAVQINVGMVDKNGVYTGENETFAISGYVRQRGESDACLNRLLHEKKMLSFSN, from the exons atgtttaacGATCAAAAAGTATTAGTAGATATTTATATCCCAAGAAAGTGCTCAGCCACTTCTCGATTAATCCCAGCAAAAGAACATGGAGCTGTTCAAATAAATGTTGGCATG GTTGATAAAAACGGAGTATATACTGGCGAAAATGAAACATTCGCAATTTCTGGTTATGTAAGACAAAGAGGAGAATCTGACGCATGCTTAAACAGATTATTAcatgagaaaaaaatgttatccttttcaaattaa
- a CDS encoding ATP-dependent (S)-NAD(P)H-hydrate dehydratase, putative, whose amino-acid sequence MEEFPFPSSLDLSHLNKILSNKTLYEGKEFILPELLENGYKGYFGKICIIGGSEIYSGAPYLSAMSTLRLGADLCFVLSTKECSIHLKSYSPELIVYPYLYTSKFPKENNKYEDLEKSIEYLSNRIDSCVIGPGLGTIDKETENCLKYIINIFIKSNIFLILDADIIQFIITNDDIFNLIKNYNNCIFTPNKNEFKKMIYFLTENKHIQFNHLDTNQIILHAHQIIKLFNGPKILIKGFHDIFVSKKYFFISSVQNQSLKRLAGLGDILTGLLAVFLAWASKKKDVLPPEIKGKILITDLCEYSEYLDALSAFNASYLLKYICKETFKNFHIGLIATDVINTIPLHFQHVYYEDPKKKDGSK is encoded by the exons atggaAGAATTTCCATTTCCTTCGTCACTCGATCTTTcccatttaaataaaatcctttcaa ATAAGACATTATATGAAGGAAAGGAATTTATTTTGCCTGAACTTTTAGAAAATGGGTATAAAGGCTATTTCggaaaaatatgtataattggGGGAAGTGAAATTTATTCTGGAGCCCCATATTTATCAGCTATGAGTACACTAAGATTAGGAGCTGATTtatgttttgttttatctACAAAAGAATGTAGCatacatttaaaaagttatagTCCTGAATTAATTGTCTACCCATATTTATACACAAGCAAATTCccaaaagaaaataataaatatgaggATTTAGAAAAATCTATAGAGTATTTATCAAATAGAATTGATAGTTGTGTTATTGGCCCAGGACTTGGAACAATAGACAAAGAAACAGAAAActgtttaaaatatattattaatatatttataaaatctaatatatttttaatattggaTGCTGATATTATTcagtttattattactaatgatgatatatttaatcttataaaaaattacaacaattgtatatttactccaaataaaaatgaatttaaaaaaatgatatattttctaacagaaaataaacatatacaaTTTAATCACCTCGATacaaatcaaataatacTACATGCtcatcaaataataaaactatTTAACGGAcctaaaatattaataaaaggtTTTCATGACATTTTcgtatcaaaaaaatatttttttatttcgtcAGTTCAAAACCAATCACTTAAACGGTTAGCAGGCCTAGGAGACATACTG ACGGGTCTTTTGGCTGTATTCCTTGCTTGGGcatccaaaaaaaaagatgtaCTTCCCCCCGAAATTAAAGgcaaaattttaattaccGATTTGTGTGAATATTCCGAATACCTAGATGCCCTTTCTGCTTTCAATGCATCCTATTTACTCAAATACATTTGCAAAGAAACtttcaaaaattttcaCATCGGTCTTATTGCCACAGATGTCATAAATACTATTCCACTACATTTCCAACATGTTTATTATGAAGACCCAAAGAAAAAAGACGGGTCTAAATAA
- a CDS encoding oocyst capsule protein Cap93, putative produces the protein MANPNLNNPKIQKDGNTKKNEESDICNFHDDVDISCKEWLKHKIPQRKKRILFNFNNLKKYNLTKKQKRSLNIISFITILILLNIVRNRFIDIWYNWDEIVENYDEAQKWENPNYYNLNKYIRQCSNFLKYLISGSIDNDIYDDNLDDNFVCIKNPKSRNTIYLKNVLGSEVIDNNFISVYLENMKYLRNTSLNYSVNQRSLSTEWYVYFRSFLKQAITPHSLTKAIKIDKEYIYPWDVITQDDAEKIIENAKFYGFLFTWFKNHRKAQKVNEIILKKDMPVLTPKFIKSDLSQRLYKNNKNKEPNFYGIHYTWLGHATGLAVVDGFKILVDPVFKIELLSLKGIARSLINWVNIKIMGGLGERISKSPCNISNLPEDLHAVFISHNHNDHIMEEDVRILCKLKKFKDVMWYVPEGTTSFFIQEGCKPDKIFELSWGDERWVSCWINNNQFTCKDGLWNSKKDDIDVYKYKIIYAPALHWSGRKGDLSDINQSLWGSLILKGPKSKFYFSGDTAYLKDDFEEFKKIGRLHGPFDFAAISIGAYEPNNSLKYHHIHPWESVKIWRDIRAEIAIGVHWGTFRLSAEEFLQPRDDLEAALLGVGLNTLRNSNLTFEKKKMEILKKYMIKNVNIDNDDIDDLEDLKEYFYPASSKDYNEYTESFHSIFSNNLSLFYSDIDKNYIKHMYQQKKLYLSTYNRYKRALVLKNSKKLPKSWKKLLLNLSIRFQTIPIGGSIEIKTNDDTISMTRSTEYNSTVYEHYTFPKWYKKKEAEETLYQYNLPHEDLMTFSIVS, from the coding sequence atggctaatccaaatttaaataatccGAAAATTCAAAAAGATGGAAATACGAAAAAGAATGAGGAGTCTGATATTTGTAATTTTCATGATGATGTAGATATATCGTGTAAAGAATGGcttaaacataaaataccACAAAGGAAGAAAAGAATTCtattcaattttaataatttaaaaaaatataatcttactaaaaaacaaaaaagaagtcttaatattatatcctttattactattcttatattattaaatatagttCGTAATCGTTTTATAGATATTTGGTATAATTGGGATGAAATAGTCgaaaattatgatgaaGCACAAAAATGGGAAAAtccaaattattataatttgaataaatatataagacAATGtagtaattttttaaaatatttaattagtGGTTCAATTGATAATGATATTTATGATGATAATTTAGatgataattttgtatgtataaaaaatccaAAAAGTCgaaatacaatatatttaaaaaatgtattaggAAGTGAAGttattgataataattttattagtgtatatttagaaaatatgaaatatttaagaaATACAAGTTTAAATTATTCTGTAAATCAAAGATCTTTGTCTACAGAATGGTATGTCTATTTTCGAAGTTTTTTAAAGCAAGCTATAACTCCTCATAGTTTAACAAAAgctataaaaattgataaggaatatatatatccttGGGATGTAATAACTCAGGATGATgctgaaaaaattattgaaaatgcaaaattttatgggtttttatttacatggTTTAAAAACCATAGAAAAGCCCAAAAAgttaatgaaataattttaaaaaaagatatgcCTGTTTTAACTCCTAAGTTTATAAAATCTGATTTGTCTCAACGcttgtataaaaataataaaaataaagaaccTAATTTTTATGGAATACATTATACATGGTTAGGGCATGCAACAGGTTTAGCTGTTGTAGATggatttaaaatattagtgGATCCagtttttaaaatagaATTATTAAGTCTTAAAGGAATTGCAAGATCATTAATAAATTgggtaaatataaaaataatgggaGGTTTAGGTGAAAGAATATCTAAATCTCCATGTAATATTTCTAATCTTCCTGAGGATTTACATgctgtttttatttcacaTAATCATAATGATCATATTATGGAAGAAGATGTAAgaattttatgtaaattaaaaaaatttaaagatGTTATGTGGTATGTTCCAGAGGGCACtacttcattttttatacaagAAGGTTGTAAACctgataaaatttttgaattatctTGGGGTGATGAAAGATGGGTATCATGTTGGATAAACAATAATCAATTTACATGTAAAGATGGATTATGGAATAGTAAAAAAGATGATATAGatgtgtataaatataaaattatttatgctCCAGCATTACATTGGTCAGGTAGAAAAGGGGATTTAAGTGATATTAATCAATCATTATGGGGTTCATTAATATTGAAGGGCCCGAAGtctaaattttatttttctggTGATACTGCCTATTTAAAAGATGATTTTGAAGAATTTAAGAAAATCGGAAGATTACATGGACCATTTGATTTTGCTGCTATATCGATCGGAGCATACGAACCAAACAATTCACTAAAATATCATCATATCCATCCATGGGAATctgtaaaaatatggagAGATATACGAGCTGAAATAGCTATTGGTGTGCATTGGGGAACCTTTCGTCTTTCAGCTGAAGAATTTTTACAACCCCGAGATGATTTAGAAGCAGCCTTATTAGGAGTTGGGTTAAATACGTTGAGAAATTCAAATCTTacttttgaaaaaaaaaaaatggaaattttaaaaaaatatatgataaaaaatgtaaatatagataatgATGATATTGATGATTTAGAAGATTTAaaggaatatttttatcctGCGTCTTCAAAAgattataatgaatatacaGAAAGTTTTcattctattttttctaataatttaagtttattttattcagatatagataaaaattatataaaacatatgtatcaacaaaaaaaattatatttatctacTTATAATAGATATAAAAGAGCAttagtattaaaaaattctaaAAAGTTACCAAAATCttggaaaaaattattacttaATCTTTCAATTCGATTTCAAACAATTCCTATTGGTGGATCTAtagaaattaaaacaaatgatGATACAATTTCTATGACTAGATCTACTGAATATAATTCTACTGTATATGAGCATTACACATTTCCAAAATggtacaaaaaaaaagaagcaGAAGAAACTCTTTATCAATATAACTTGCCTCATGAAGATTTGATGACATTTTCTATAGTTAGCTAA